DNA sequence from the Larus michahellis chromosome Z, bLarMic1.1, whole genome shotgun sequence genome:
AGCATGTCCTCGATGACTGCGCGGCACTCCGGCGTGCAGCGCAGCCCGTTGAACAGCTTCCCGCAGTAGGTCATGTAGCGGCTGAGGGCCAGGCTGCACCGGCTGTCCCAGTCGCAGCGCCGCCGCGCCTCCGTGCAGCCCATCAcgccggggccgccgggcccgccgccgccgccggggccgccgccggggccgccgctgGTGCGGGGCAGGCAGGGTTCGATGGCGCGCTTGGTGGCGCGGCAGTTCTCGTCCTGCGCGCAGTCGCAGTCCTCCAGCGCCGGGCCGTGCCGGGTGTGGTTGAGCTGGATGAGGGCCGCGATGCAGTGGCTGGGGCACCGCCGCCTGGAGGAGGAGGCCGCGCCTGCAGCGGCCGccggcccgtccccgccgcctcccgccggtggctgctgcaggagcaccgGGGCGCACGCCTCGGCGTACTGGTTGTAAGCGTAGCTGCACTCGGGCTCCCCCTGACACTGCAGCACCGCCTGCCAGCAGATCAGCCGCCGGCCTTGCACCAGCGAGCCCCGCGGCGGCCACACggcgcccagcgccgccgccagccACAGCCAGGCGGCCGGCCTCGTCCagcggcgcccgccgccgcctccgtgcCGAGCGGGCGAGCGGGCCACCatcgcgggcggcggcggcgggtgctgcCGCAGGCGAGCGGGGGAGAGGCGCTGGtagacgaggaggaggaggagatggagctgCCGCCCGTGGAAAAGTTTGCAAAACTCCCGCCGGCCGTGTGCATGAGGTCTCCTCGCATCAATCCATCCGCGCCGGCTCCGAGGCCCTCCAGCCCCCGGGAGATGAAACCGACGGCGCCGCGTACGAAGCAGGCGCCGGGGGCCGTCCCGTGCCTCCCACCCGCTGCTCCCGGCTCGGCGACGGCGGCGAAGGCGCCCGGAGAGGTGGGGGGAATCAGTGCAAACGGGGGCTTGGAGGAGAGCGGCTCCGGAGTGCGCTCGGGGACTTGCAGGCTGCGCCGGGAGAGCTCATGGTGCTGCCCTGCTCCTCATGCAGTTccgtttctctttttttttttttttttttttttcacaaaataaatgccc
Encoded proteins:
- the GAS1 gene encoding growth arrest-specific protein 1, producing MVARSPARHGGGGGRRWTRPAAWLWLAAALGAVWPPRGSLVQGRRLICWQAVLQCQGEPECSYAYNQYAEACAPVLLQQPPAGGGGDGPAAAAGAASSSRRRCPSHCIAALIQLNHTRHGPALEDCDCAQDENCRATKRAIEPCLPRTSGGPGGGPGGGGGPGGPGVMGCTEARRRCDWDSRCSLALSRYMTYCGKLFNGLRCTPECRAVIEDMLAVPKAVLLNDCVCDGLERPICESVKENMARLCFGADMGGNGAGSSGGSDGGLEEYYDEDYEEEPSQKGRDDAEDNAGSEPGFPVQADSAGRPAAAWTLLASILLPLLPRL